The sequence below is a genomic window from Longimicrobium sp..
CCCGTGCTCCCCCGCGGCGGGGGCGAGCCGCCCTCGCTCTCCCAGGTGTTCAGCCCGATGTGGTGGTGGTAGCCGCCCGCGGACACGAAGGCGGCCTGCTCGCCGTAGCGCTGCGTCAGCTCGAAGCCCAGCACGTCGCGGTAGAAGCCGAGCGCGCGCTCCAGGTCCGACACCTTCAGGTGCACGTGCCCGATGCCGACGCCGGGGTCGATCGGCTGGAAGCCGGTGGCGCCGGCCGTGGTGCCGGTGGTGGTCTCGGTCATCGTTCGATCCTCCATTCCGGGGGCCGGGCTCCGGGCGGCCGCCGGCCGCCGATGCGGCCGGGGCGCCCGCGCCGTTTTCTCCCGCGATCAGTAGGCCACCGTCATGCGGCGGCGCGGGTTCTTCGGGTTCTCCAGCTCGTCCAGCAGCGCCACGGCGTAGTCCTCGGCCGAGATGTAGCTGTTGCCCACCTCGTCGACGAGGAGCTGGTCGCCGCCGGCGCGGTAGCGGCCGGTGCGCTCGCCGGGCTCGATGAGCGCGGCGGGGCTCACGTACGTCCAGTCCAGCCCATCCGCCTCCTTGCGGTAGACCTCCAGCGCGTCGCGGGTCCCGAGCGCGATCCCGCGCCACGCCGCCGGGAACTCGGGGGTGTCCACCAGCTGCACGCCGGGGGCCACCTCCAGGCTCCCCGCGCCGCCCACGATCACCAGCCGCTTCACGCCCGCCTGCTTCAGCCCCTCGATCAGGCCGCGGGCCACGGCCGGGTACGTGGCGGGGTCCGGCGCGTCGTGGGCCGGGCCGGTGGAGTTGACCACCGCGTCGTGCCCGCGCGCGGCGGCGGCGACGCTCGCCGCGTCCTGCGCGTCGCCCTGCACCACGTCGACCCCGTCCAGGTCCGTGACGCGCGACGGGTCGCGCGCTACGGCGGTGACCTGGTGCCCGCGGGAAAGCGCCTCGCGCGTGATGCGCCGGCCGATGGTGCCGTGGGCGCCGAAGATGGTGATCTTCATGTTGTTGCTTCCTCTCGTCTGGGTTTGAGTGCCAGGTGCCGGCCCGGTCAGCCGATCCCCGTCCAGCGTAAGTCTGTTACCGTGTAACCAACTCTGATACATATATAGATACGGAAAATCAGCATCGTCCGGCGGCGGCTTCCTCCTGCTGCACGTGCTCGGCTACCCGACCCCGCACGTCGGCGACCGTGCGCCGGGCCAGCTCGGCCTCGAGCGCCGCCTGCGCCGCGTCGACGGTCTCCTCGAGCGCCGCCTGGATGTTGCGCCCCACGGGGCAGTTGGGGTTCGGGCGCTCGTGGTGCATGGCGAACAGCTCGCCCTCTTCCACGGCGCGGTACACCTCCAGCAGCGTGATCTCCGCCGCGTGCCGCGCCAGGAGCGCCCCGCCGCCCGTCCCCAGCTGCGAGCGCGTCAGCCCCGCCCGGGCCAGCATCGACAGGATCCGCCGCACCACCGCGGGGTTGGTGTTCACGCTCCCCGCGATCCGCTCCGACGTGACCGGCTCCCCCCGGCTCTCTTCGAGCAGGGTGAGGATGTGCACGGCGACGGCGAAGCGGCTGCTGATGGTCATCGTTCGATGCTCCCGAGTGTGTAACCAATATAGTAACATATCGTAGCTCATGCAACCCCTCATCGCCGCTTCGGCCCGACTCCGGTGCCGACGCTTCCGCCGGGACCGTGGGTGCGTGTAGATTTCGCTGCGTGCGATCCATCTCGTTGTCTCACAGATGTTTCCAGGGGCCGCGGTTCTTGTCGATGCGATTCGGTTTCGTGAAGGTGCTCGCGTGCGCGCTGCCGCTCCTGGCGGCGGGGCTGCTCGCCTCGTGCGGGGAGCACGCGGAAGGAGCGGACGCGCGGCCGCCCGCCCGCCGCGTGGCGCCCCCCGCCGCGCCCCCGGCCCCCGCGCCCGCGGGGCTCACCGGCCGGTTCGTGGTGGCGTACGACCGGGTGCGGGAGCCCGTCTACGCGAAATGGGAGGAGGAATTCCGCAGGGCGCGTTTCCTGGAGGGGATCGCGAGCTGGCTCAACGACTGGATCGCGCTGCCGCGGAACGTGACGCTGCGCTTCTCCGAGTGCCAGGAGCCGAACGCCTTCTACGACGAGGAGACCGACTCGGTGGTCCTCTGCTACGAGCTGGTCGAGGACCTGGACCGCGTGTTCGCCGACGAGGAGGACATCGACCAGGCGGTGGACGACGCGCTGGTGTTCACCACGCTGCACGAGGTGGGGCACGCGCTGGTGCACGTGCTGGAGCTGCCGGTC
It includes:
- a CDS encoding Rrf2 family transcriptional regulator, whose product is MTISSRFAVAVHILTLLEESRGEPVTSERIAGSVNTNPAVVRRILSMLARAGLTRSQLGTGGGALLARHAAEITLLEVYRAVEEGELFAMHHERPNPNCPVGRNIQAALEETVDAAQAALEAELARRTVADVRGRVAEHVQQEEAAAGRC
- a CDS encoding NAD(P)-dependent oxidoreductase; this encodes MKITIFGAHGTIGRRITREALSRGHQVTAVARDPSRVTDLDGVDVVQGDAQDAASVAAAARGHDAVVNSTGPAHDAPDPATYPAVARGLIEGLKQAGVKRLVIVGGAGSLEVAPGVQLVDTPEFPAAWRGIALGTRDALEVYRKEADGLDWTYVSPAALIEPGERTGRYRAGGDQLLVDEVGNSYISAEDYAVALLDELENPKNPRRRMTVAY
- a CDS encoding DUF4344 domain-containing metallopeptidase — translated: MRFGFVKVLACALPLLAAGLLASCGEHAEGADARPPARRVAPPAAPPAPAPAGLTGRFVVAYDRVREPVYAKWEEEFRRARFLEGIASWLNDWIALPRNVTLRFSECQEPNAFYDEETDSVVLCYELVEDLDRVFADEEDIDQAVDDALVFTTLHEVGHALVHVLELPVTGREEDAVDQLAALVLIDGTEEGEAAAVNGVRGLPDDGEEVDELVFADEHALSLQRFYNVVCLIYGQNPQFYAGWVGDGTLPQERAERCPAEYDRAVRAWDALLGPYLRG